A DNA window from Hordeum vulgare subsp. vulgare chromosome 1H, MorexV3_pseudomolecules_assembly, whole genome shotgun sequence contains the following coding sequences:
- the LOC123441944 gene encoding cyclin-P3-1-like — MESSKTDAGDKHLESYLTLGLTIPQSKKGDTNFPKVLSLLATYLGRSVQKNEQLLGSDRIKETTTIFHGQRVPDLSIQLYAERIFKYAECSPSCFVLALVYMERYLQQPNVYMTPFSVHRLLITSVVVAAKFTDDGFFDNAFYARVGGISTVEMNRLELDLLFNLDFRLKVNLETFGSYCLQLEKHAPVSPERLPVQVHCVKGSKDLSYSNSSADEFCQSKLVRQSYSSQALQGCS, encoded by the exons ATGGAGTCATCTAAAACTGATGCCGGTGATAAGCATTTGGAGAGCTACCTGACACTGGGTTTGACAATACCACAGTCAAAGAAAGGGGATACCAACTTTCCAAAGGTCCTGTCGCTTCTTGCCACATATCTGGGCAGATCAGTTCAGAAGAATGAACAATTACTAGGTTCTGATAGAATAAAGGAGACGACCACTATTTTTCATGGACAGAGGGTCCCAGATCTTAGTATACAGCTCTATGCAGAGCGCATTTTCAAGTATGCCGAGTGCAGTCCATCTTGCTTCGTGTTGGCACTTGTCTACATGGAGAGATATCTACAGCAGCCAAATGTGTACATGACGCCCTTTAGCGTTCACCGGTTGCTAATTACAAGTGTGGTGGTTGCTGCCAAATTCACAGATGATGG GTTTTTCGACAATGCGTTCTACGCTAGGGTTGGAGGAATCAGCACAGTCGAGATGAATCGGCTTGAGCTGGATTTGTTGTTTAATCTGGACTTCAGGCTGAAAGTGAACCTAGAGACATTTGGGAGCTACTGCTTGCAGCTGGAGAAACACGCACCGGTGTCACCAGAGAGACTCCCGGTTCAGGTTCATTGTGTCAAGGGATCTAAAGATTTGAGCTATAGCAACAGCAGCGCCGACGAGTTTTGCCAGAGCAAGCTAGTGCGCCAGAGCTACAGCAGCCAGGCTCTCCAAGGATGTAGCTGA